The following coding sequences are from one Eleginops maclovinus isolate JMC-PN-2008 ecotype Puerto Natales chromosome 11, JC_Emac_rtc_rv5, whole genome shotgun sequence window:
- the nufip2 gene encoding FMR1-interacting protein NUFIP2 isoform X3: protein MSHPPNSNGNRHASNTNAKQKSSQKLYTTVPKLSNKGLDVNKNMDLKNDKEKALDLNHHEGQPLDKKDSLLLQNGVVNCGLITNGYSSKDNDGSGSEGGYTTPKKRKARCNNAKNTDNVIREKEKDMQQGNTTQEHGTFNIETIEKGVTSRLDGFRAANKLEAQSTARRAVVSEASMGESQRKNSDGKTTGTFGKKTEERHKAKLSSPSKEDSWTLFKPPPVFPVDNSSARIVPKISYASKVKENLNKVAQGGGEALPPPVRLSQVPMSAMKTITSASFTNGPVSGTGNGCPSVGTFFAPAASSIPPAPSISSGENVASPLESNCSSTTSPVDGESYELRKCTLLIYPLNMQPVLPSARHLDPPAAQTNQKALGDIFQNQWGLSFINEPNLGPEGGGGQVSAEDKTTVVTPQSECQAAAAKAAQPCFDVGPSFLEPGTLAQDPEKRTCAPCNASNACFPACMMSEEDIKLQPCSQEKTKVEAKGAGSAVSAASKDTGAKPAQGQLTTVLFGSSKQQANTKDIGRRCSWGSFDIKAAVTYHTKEMEFIFSLQKQDPKRVVVYDETKDGPDQ from the exons ATGTCACATCCCCCCAACAGCAATGGTAACAGACACGCAAGTAATACAAATGCGAAGCAGAAATCATCCCAAAAGCTGTACACGACTGTTCCAAAATTGAGCAACAAAGGACTGGACGTCAACAAGAATATGGACcttaaaaatgacaaagaaaaggcTCTTGATTTGAATCATCATGAGGGCCAACCTTTGGATAAAAAAGACTCTTTGTTGCTTCAAAATGGCGTTGTAAACTGTGGCTTAATTACAAATGGCTATTCTAGCAAGGACAATGATGGCAGCGGTTCTGAGGGTGGATATACTACTCCGAAAAAACGCAAGGCCAGATGTAACAATGCCAAGAACACTGATAATGTGataagagaaaaggaaaaagacatGCAGCAGGGCAACACTACACAAGAACACGGGACTTTTAATATTGAGACAATTGAGAAAGGAGTTACTTCTAGACTTGATGGCTTTAGAGCAGCAAATAAACTAGAAGCTCAGTCAACAGCTCGACGGGCTGTTGTATCAGAGGCTTCAATGGGTGAATCTCAGAGGAAAAACTCTGATGGCAAAACAACTGGCACTTTTGGTAAAAAGACTGAGGAAAGGCACAAAGCCAAGCTTTCTTCACCTTCAAAAGAGGACTCGTGGACTTTGTTCAAGCCCCCTCCGGTGTTTCCTGTGGACAATAGCAGTGCAAGAATTGTTCCCAAGATCAGTTATGCAAGTAAAGTAAAAGAGAACCTCAACAAAGTAGCTCAAGGTGGAGGAGAGGCACTGCCTCCTCCGGTTAGACTGTCACAGGTCCCCATGTCTGCTATGAAAACTATCACCTCAGCTAGCTTTACTAATGGCCCTGTTTCTGGAACCGGAAACGGCTGCCCATCAGTGGGTACCTTCTTTGCTCCTGCTGCTAGTAGTATTCCACCAGCCCCATCTATCTCAAGTGGCGAGAATGTAGCATCTCCTTTGGAAAGTAACTGTAGCTCTACAACCAGTCCTGTAGATGGAGAATCATATGAGCTTAGGAAGTGTACTCTTTTAATTTACCCTTTAAATATGCAACCTGTGCTCCCTAGTGCTCGTCACCTCGACCCCCCGGCTGCTCAGACAAATCAGAAAGCCCTGGGAGATATCTTCCAGAATCAGTGGGGGCTTTCCTTCATCAATGAGCCTAACTTGGGGCCAGAGGGAGGAGGTGGCCAGGTGTCTGCAGAGGACAAGACTACTGTGGTCACACCTCAAAGCGAGTgtcaggctgctgctgccaaGGCTGCCCAGCCCTGCTTTGATGTGGGCCCATCTTTTTTAGAGCCTGGTACTTTGGCTCAAGACCCAGAGAAAAGGACTTGTGCTCCTTGCAATGCGTCTAATGCTTGTTTTCCTGCGTGTATGATGAGTGAGGAGGATATCAAGCTGCAACCATGTAGCCAGGAGAAGACAAAAGTTGAGGCCAAGGGTGCAGGTTCTGCTGTTTCTGCCGCCAGTAAAGACACCGGTGCTAAGCCTGCGCAGGGCCAGCTAACCACTGTGTTGTTTGGCTCCTCCAAACAACAGGCTAACACTAAAGACATTGGCAGGAGGTGCAGCTGGGGCTCCTTCGATATTAAAGCTGCTGTCACTTATCACACTAAAG AAATGGAATTCATTTTCAGCCTGCAAAAACAAG ATCCAAAAAGAGTTGTGGTTTATGATGAGACCAAGGATGGACCTGATCAGTGA
- the nufip2 gene encoding FMR1-interacting protein NUFIP2 isoform X2, whose translation MEEQPKDRAQERQYNHHGEDRHSTQHTTCLKNDQSHFQRQHQETQTKKTGIKKVNISEEEGEKNPHLSDTVPMSHPPNSNGNRHASNTNAKQKSSQKLYTTVPKLSNKGLDVNKNMDLKNDKEKALDLNHHEGQPLDKKDSLLLQNGVVNCGLITNGYSSKDNDGSGSEGGYTTPKKRKARCNNAKNTDNVIREKEKDMQQGNTTQEHGTFNIETIEKGVTSRLDGFRAANKLEAQSTARRAVVSEASMGESQRKNSDGKTTGTFGKKTEERHKAKLSSPSKEDSWTLFKPPPVFPVDNSSARIVPKISYASKVKENLNKVAQGGGEALPPPVRLSQVPMSAMKTITSASFTNGPVSGTGNGCPSVGTFFAPAASSIPPAPSISSGENVASPLESNCSSTTSPVDGESYELRKCTLLIYPLNMQPVLPSARHLDPPAAQTNQKALGDIFQNQWGLSFINEPNLGPEGGGGQVSAEDKTTVVTPQSECQAAAAKAAQPCFDVGPSFLEPGTLAQDPEKRTCAPCNASNACFPACMMSEEDIKLQPCSQEKTKVEAKGAGSAVSAASKDTGAKPAQGQLTTVLFGSSKQQANTKDIGRRCSWGSFDIKAAVTYHTKEMEFIFSLQKQDPKRVVVYDETKDGPDQ comes from the exons ATGGAGGAACAGCCCAAAGATCGGGCACAAGAAAGGCAATACAACCACCACGGAGAGGACAGACACTCTACTCAACATACAACTTGTCTAAAAAATGATCAGAGCCACTTCCAGCGCCAGCATCAGGAAACGCAGACGAAGAAAACAG gcattaaaaaagtaaacatcagtgaggaggagggggagaagaatCCACATCTGTCTGATACTGTTCCTATGTCACATCCCCCCAACAGCAATGGTAACAGACACGCAAGTAATACAAATGCGAAGCAGAAATCATCCCAAAAGCTGTACACGACTGTTCCAAAATTGAGCAACAAAGGACTGGACGTCAACAAGAATATGGACcttaaaaatgacaaagaaaaggcTCTTGATTTGAATCATCATGAGGGCCAACCTTTGGATAAAAAAGACTCTTTGTTGCTTCAAAATGGCGTTGTAAACTGTGGCTTAATTACAAATGGCTATTCTAGCAAGGACAATGATGGCAGCGGTTCTGAGGGTGGATATACTACTCCGAAAAAACGCAAGGCCAGATGTAACAATGCCAAGAACACTGATAATGTGataagagaaaaggaaaaagacatGCAGCAGGGCAACACTACACAAGAACACGGGACTTTTAATATTGAGACAATTGAGAAAGGAGTTACTTCTAGACTTGATGGCTTTAGAGCAGCAAATAAACTAGAAGCTCAGTCAACAGCTCGACGGGCTGTTGTATCAGAGGCTTCAATGGGTGAATCTCAGAGGAAAAACTCTGATGGCAAAACAACTGGCACTTTTGGTAAAAAGACTGAGGAAAGGCACAAAGCCAAGCTTTCTTCACCTTCAAAAGAGGACTCGTGGACTTTGTTCAAGCCCCCTCCGGTGTTTCCTGTGGACAATAGCAGTGCAAGAATTGTTCCCAAGATCAGTTATGCAAGTAAAGTAAAAGAGAACCTCAACAAAGTAGCTCAAGGTGGAGGAGAGGCACTGCCTCCTCCGGTTAGACTGTCACAGGTCCCCATGTCTGCTATGAAAACTATCACCTCAGCTAGCTTTACTAATGGCCCTGTTTCTGGAACCGGAAACGGCTGCCCATCAGTGGGTACCTTCTTTGCTCCTGCTGCTAGTAGTATTCCACCAGCCCCATCTATCTCAAGTGGCGAGAATGTAGCATCTCCTTTGGAAAGTAACTGTAGCTCTACAACCAGTCCTGTAGATGGAGAATCATATGAGCTTAGGAAGTGTACTCTTTTAATTTACCCTTTAAATATGCAACCTGTGCTCCCTAGTGCTCGTCACCTCGACCCCCCGGCTGCTCAGACAAATCAGAAAGCCCTGGGAGATATCTTCCAGAATCAGTGGGGGCTTTCCTTCATCAATGAGCCTAACTTGGGGCCAGAGGGAGGAGGTGGCCAGGTGTCTGCAGAGGACAAGACTACTGTGGTCACACCTCAAAGCGAGTgtcaggctgctgctgccaaGGCTGCCCAGCCCTGCTTTGATGTGGGCCCATCTTTTTTAGAGCCTGGTACTTTGGCTCAAGACCCAGAGAAAAGGACTTGTGCTCCTTGCAATGCGTCTAATGCTTGTTTTCCTGCGTGTATGATGAGTGAGGAGGATATCAAGCTGCAACCATGTAGCCAGGAGAAGACAAAAGTTGAGGCCAAGGGTGCAGGTTCTGCTGTTTCTGCCGCCAGTAAAGACACCGGTGCTAAGCCTGCGCAGGGCCAGCTAACCACTGTGTTGTTTGGCTCCTCCAAACAACAGGCTAACACTAAAGACATTGGCAGGAGGTGCAGCTGGGGCTCCTTCGATATTAAAGCTGCTGTCACTTATCACACTAAAG AAATGGAATTCATTTTCAGCCTGCAAAAACAAG ATCCAAAAAGAGTTGTGGTTTATGATGAGACCAAGGATGGACCTGATCAGTGA
- the nufip2 gene encoding FMR1-interacting protein NUFIP2 isoform X1, with the protein MEEQPKDRAQERQYNHHGEDRHSTQHTTCLKNDQSHFQRQHQETQTKKTGWAIRKSIKKVNISEEEGEKNPHLSDTVPMSHPPNSNGNRHASNTNAKQKSSQKLYTTVPKLSNKGLDVNKNMDLKNDKEKALDLNHHEGQPLDKKDSLLLQNGVVNCGLITNGYSSKDNDGSGSEGGYTTPKKRKARCNNAKNTDNVIREKEKDMQQGNTTQEHGTFNIETIEKGVTSRLDGFRAANKLEAQSTARRAVVSEASMGESQRKNSDGKTTGTFGKKTEERHKAKLSSPSKEDSWTLFKPPPVFPVDNSSARIVPKISYASKVKENLNKVAQGGGEALPPPVRLSQVPMSAMKTITSASFTNGPVSGTGNGCPSVGTFFAPAASSIPPAPSISSGENVASPLESNCSSTTSPVDGESYELRKCTLLIYPLNMQPVLPSARHLDPPAAQTNQKALGDIFQNQWGLSFINEPNLGPEGGGGQVSAEDKTTVVTPQSECQAAAAKAAQPCFDVGPSFLEPGTLAQDPEKRTCAPCNASNACFPACMMSEEDIKLQPCSQEKTKVEAKGAGSAVSAASKDTGAKPAQGQLTTVLFGSSKQQANTKDIGRRCSWGSFDIKAAVTYHTKEMEFIFSLQKQDPKRVVVYDETKDGPDQ; encoded by the exons ATGGAGGAACAGCCCAAAGATCGGGCACAAGAAAGGCAATACAACCACCACGGAGAGGACAGACACTCTACTCAACATACAACTTGTCTAAAAAATGATCAGAGCCACTTCCAGCGCCAGCATCAGGAAACGCAGACGAAGAAAACAGGTTGGGCCATCCGGAAAA gcattaaaaaagtaaacatcagtgaggaggagggggagaagaatCCACATCTGTCTGATACTGTTCCTATGTCACATCCCCCCAACAGCAATGGTAACAGACACGCAAGTAATACAAATGCGAAGCAGAAATCATCCCAAAAGCTGTACACGACTGTTCCAAAATTGAGCAACAAAGGACTGGACGTCAACAAGAATATGGACcttaaaaatgacaaagaaaaggcTCTTGATTTGAATCATCATGAGGGCCAACCTTTGGATAAAAAAGACTCTTTGTTGCTTCAAAATGGCGTTGTAAACTGTGGCTTAATTACAAATGGCTATTCTAGCAAGGACAATGATGGCAGCGGTTCTGAGGGTGGATATACTACTCCGAAAAAACGCAAGGCCAGATGTAACAATGCCAAGAACACTGATAATGTGataagagaaaaggaaaaagacatGCAGCAGGGCAACACTACACAAGAACACGGGACTTTTAATATTGAGACAATTGAGAAAGGAGTTACTTCTAGACTTGATGGCTTTAGAGCAGCAAATAAACTAGAAGCTCAGTCAACAGCTCGACGGGCTGTTGTATCAGAGGCTTCAATGGGTGAATCTCAGAGGAAAAACTCTGATGGCAAAACAACTGGCACTTTTGGTAAAAAGACTGAGGAAAGGCACAAAGCCAAGCTTTCTTCACCTTCAAAAGAGGACTCGTGGACTTTGTTCAAGCCCCCTCCGGTGTTTCCTGTGGACAATAGCAGTGCAAGAATTGTTCCCAAGATCAGTTATGCAAGTAAAGTAAAAGAGAACCTCAACAAAGTAGCTCAAGGTGGAGGAGAGGCACTGCCTCCTCCGGTTAGACTGTCACAGGTCCCCATGTCTGCTATGAAAACTATCACCTCAGCTAGCTTTACTAATGGCCCTGTTTCTGGAACCGGAAACGGCTGCCCATCAGTGGGTACCTTCTTTGCTCCTGCTGCTAGTAGTATTCCACCAGCCCCATCTATCTCAAGTGGCGAGAATGTAGCATCTCCTTTGGAAAGTAACTGTAGCTCTACAACCAGTCCTGTAGATGGAGAATCATATGAGCTTAGGAAGTGTACTCTTTTAATTTACCCTTTAAATATGCAACCTGTGCTCCCTAGTGCTCGTCACCTCGACCCCCCGGCTGCTCAGACAAATCAGAAAGCCCTGGGAGATATCTTCCAGAATCAGTGGGGGCTTTCCTTCATCAATGAGCCTAACTTGGGGCCAGAGGGAGGAGGTGGCCAGGTGTCTGCAGAGGACAAGACTACTGTGGTCACACCTCAAAGCGAGTgtcaggctgctgctgccaaGGCTGCCCAGCCCTGCTTTGATGTGGGCCCATCTTTTTTAGAGCCTGGTACTTTGGCTCAAGACCCAGAGAAAAGGACTTGTGCTCCTTGCAATGCGTCTAATGCTTGTTTTCCTGCGTGTATGATGAGTGAGGAGGATATCAAGCTGCAACCATGTAGCCAGGAGAAGACAAAAGTTGAGGCCAAGGGTGCAGGTTCTGCTGTTTCTGCCGCCAGTAAAGACACCGGTGCTAAGCCTGCGCAGGGCCAGCTAACCACTGTGTTGTTTGGCTCCTCCAAACAACAGGCTAACACTAAAGACATTGGCAGGAGGTGCAGCTGGGGCTCCTTCGATATTAAAGCTGCTGTCACTTATCACACTAAAG AAATGGAATTCATTTTCAGCCTGCAAAAACAAG ATCCAAAAAGAGTTGTGGTTTATGATGAGACCAAGGATGGACCTGATCAGTGA